A DNA window from Ranitomeya imitator isolate aRanImi1 chromosome 2, aRanImi1.pri, whole genome shotgun sequence contains the following coding sequences:
- the LOC138663974 gene encoding oocyte zinc finger protein XlCOF22-like isoform X2, which produces MGITDGQNWRDLSSKRTTTERCPHPLLPQECKQQNPNVPQHHQGKDLTHINTTETYVRGDEHCKEEIPTYDYPDDCTRRSEGQLTSSIFKSDELEITQDTIEVNAITPDIPSFLHSKDLSSAPLKQVLSSESLSTTKENQSPKISIKKQIAPKAKKSFSRSEYGKWFNQKSDFVKHQRSHTGEKSFSCLECGKCFSEKSDLVKHQRIHTREKPFCCSECGKYFTRKSNFVRHQRIHTGEKPFSCSECGKYFTQKSNFVKHQRIHTGEKPFSCSECGKCFSEKSDLVKHQRIHTGEKPFSCSECGKCFNWKSLFNSHQKNHTGEKPFSCSECGKCFTEKSMFIRHQKTHTGEKPFSCSECGKCFRDKSTLFTHQRIHTGEKPFSCLECGKRFSHESALVKHQRIHTGEKPFSCSTCGQCFNQKTHLDSHQRTHTGEKPFSCSECGKCFKRKAHLVSHQRIHTGEKPFSCSECEKCFMNKSSLLSHQRTHTG; this is translated from the exons atgggaataacagatggacagaactggagag atctatcaagTAAGAGGACAACAACAGAGAGGTGTCCCCATCCTCTTCTCCCACAGGAGTGTAAACAAcaaaatcccaatgttcctcagcatcatcag ggtaaagatctcacgcacattaatactacagagacatatgtgaggggggatgaacattgtaaagaggagattcctacatatgactacccag atgactgtaccagaagatcagagggacagctgacatcttcaatttttaaatcagatgaacttgagatcacacaggatacaattgaagtgaatgccattactccagatataccatcattccTTCACAGCAAAGATTTGTCATCTGCTCCCTTGAAACAGGTCCTCTCTTCTGAGTCATTatcgactactaaggaaaatcaaagtcccaaaataagcattaaaaagcaaattgctcctaaagcaaagaagtcctTTTCACGTTCAGAATATGGGAAATGGTTTAACCAAaaatcagattttgttaagcaccagagatccCACACAGGGGAAAagtctttttcatgtttagaatgtggaaaatgttttagtgagaaatcagatttggttaagcaccagagaattcacacaagaGAGAAGCCTTTTtgttgttcagaatgtggaaaatattttacaaGGAAATCAAATTTTGTTCGGcatcagagaatccacacaggggagaagcctttttcctgttcagaatgtgggaaatattttacacagaaatcaaattttgttaagcaccagagaattcatacaggggagaagcctttttcttgttcagaatgtggaaaatgttttagcgagaaatcagatttggttaagcaccagagaattcacacaggagagaagcctttttcttgttcagaatgtggaaaatgttttaactggaaatcgCTTTTTAATAGCCACCAGAAaaaccacacaggggagaagcccttttcctgttcagaatgtggaaaatgttttacagagaaatcaatgtTTATCAgacatcagaaaactcacacaggggagaagcctttttcatgttcagaatgtgggaaatgttttcgagATAAATCAACTCTTTttacacatcaaagaattcacacaggggagaagcctttttcatgtttagaatgtgggaaacgcTTTAGCCATGAATCGGCTCTTGTAAAGCACCaacgaattcacacaggggagaagcctttttcatgttcaacatgtgggcaatgttttaaccagaaaacgcatcttgatagccaccagagaacccacacaggagagaagcctttttcatgttcagaatgtgggaaatgttttaagcggAAAGcacatcttgttagccaccagagaatccatacaggggaaaagcctttttcatgctcagaatgtgagaaatgttttatgaATAAATCATCTCTTCTTAGTCACCAAAGAACTCATACAGGGTAG
- the LOC138663974 gene encoding oocyte zinc finger protein XlCOF22-like isoform X1 — protein sequence MDMDRDKVAEKILHLTLEIIFHLTGEDYTVVKKKSSEHCQAPICEEWGRPFSPIKGPPPHPLIYEDINDQKILELTCKMIELLTGEVPIRCQDVSVYFSMEEWAFLEEHKDVYKDIIMDVPQPLTTTDLSSKRTTTERCPHPLLPQECKQQNPNVPQHHQGKDLTHINTTETYVRGDEHCKEEIPTYDYPDDCTRRSEGQLTSSIFKSDELEITQDTIEVNAITPDIPSFLHSKDLSSAPLKQVLSSESLSTTKENQSPKISIKKQIAPKAKKSFSRSEYGKWFNQKSDFVKHQRSHTGEKSFSCLECGKCFSEKSDLVKHQRIHTREKPFCCSECGKYFTRKSNFVRHQRIHTGEKPFSCSECGKYFTQKSNFVKHQRIHTGEKPFSCSECGKCFSEKSDLVKHQRIHTGEKPFSCSECGKCFNWKSLFNSHQKNHTGEKPFSCSECGKCFTEKSMFIRHQKTHTGEKPFSCSECGKCFRDKSTLFTHQRIHTGEKPFSCLECGKRFSHESALVKHQRIHTGEKPFSCSTCGQCFNQKTHLDSHQRTHTGEKPFSCSECGKCFKRKAHLVSHQRIHTGEKPFSCSECEKCFMNKSSLLSHQRTHTG from the exons atggatatggacagagacaaggtgGCAGAGAAAATAttgcacctcaccctagagatcatcTTCcaccttactggagag gattacacagtagtgaagaagaaatCTAGTGAGCACTGTCAGGCCCCTATATGTGAGGAATGGGGAAGACCCTTTAGCCCAATcaaggggcctccacctcaccctttAATATATgaagacatcaatgaccagaagatcctagaactcacctgcaagatgattgagctgctgactggagag gttcctataaggtgtcaggatgtctccgtctatttctccatggaggagtgggcgtTTTTAGAAGAACACAAAGATGTGTACAAAGACATCATAATGgatgttccccagcccctcacaacaACCG atctatcaagTAAGAGGACAACAACAGAGAGGTGTCCCCATCCTCTTCTCCCACAGGAGTGTAAACAAcaaaatcccaatgttcctcagcatcatcag ggtaaagatctcacgcacattaatactacagagacatatgtgaggggggatgaacattgtaaagaggagattcctacatatgactacccag atgactgtaccagaagatcagagggacagctgacatcttcaatttttaaatcagatgaacttgagatcacacaggatacaattgaagtgaatgccattactccagatataccatcattccTTCACAGCAAAGATTTGTCATCTGCTCCCTTGAAACAGGTCCTCTCTTCTGAGTCATTatcgactactaaggaaaatcaaagtcccaaaataagcattaaaaagcaaattgctcctaaagcaaagaagtcctTTTCACGTTCAGAATATGGGAAATGGTTTAACCAAaaatcagattttgttaagcaccagagatccCACACAGGGGAAAagtctttttcatgtttagaatgtggaaaatgttttagtgagaaatcagatttggttaagcaccagagaattcacacaagaGAGAAGCCTTTTtgttgttcagaatgtggaaaatattttacaaGGAAATCAAATTTTGTTCGGcatcagagaatccacacaggggagaagcctttttcctgttcagaatgtgggaaatattttacacagaaatcaaattttgttaagcaccagagaattcatacaggggagaagcctttttcttgttcagaatgtggaaaatgttttagcgagaaatcagatttggttaagcaccagagaattcacacaggagagaagcctttttcttgttcagaatgtggaaaatgttttaactggaaatcgCTTTTTAATAGCCACCAGAAaaaccacacaggggagaagcccttttcctgttcagaatgtggaaaatgttttacagagaaatcaatgtTTATCAgacatcagaaaactcacacaggggagaagcctttttcatgttcagaatgtgggaaatgttttcgagATAAATCAACTCTTTttacacatcaaagaattcacacaggggagaagcctttttcatgtttagaatgtgggaaacgcTTTAGCCATGAATCGGCTCTTGTAAAGCACCaacgaattcacacaggggagaagcctttttcatgttcaacatgtgggcaatgttttaaccagaaaacgcatcttgatagccaccagagaacccacacaggagagaagcctttttcatgttcagaatgtgggaaatgttttaagcggAAAGcacatcttgttagccaccagagaatccatacaggggaaaagcctttttcatgctcagaatgtgagaaatgttttatgaATAAATCATCTCTTCTTAGTCACCAAAGAACTCATACAGGGTAG